One window of the Salvia splendens isolate huo1 chromosome 1, SspV2, whole genome shotgun sequence genome contains the following:
- the LOC121796324 gene encoding cytochrome b561 and DOMON domain-containing protein At3g25290-like, translated as MASSPPPPLLILAVLFAASLIPPSQSQAATCTKQSFNNNKRYTFCNDLPSLNSYLHWDFDEPQSTLSIAFIASPSNPDGWVSWALNPTSSGMAGSQALLAFKQPDGKMAVKTYNITSYAPLKDDSKVWFDVKDSSAESSAGAITLFATLVLPEKGKTVLNHVWQVGPSVTAGVPDRHNFQPANLNSKGSLDLLKGQTTASTAGNSKLKKRNIHGVLNVVSWGIMFPTGIIIARYMKVFPSADPAWFYLHVSCQVSAYAIGVAGWGTGLKLGSESKSITYSVHRNIGITLFVFATLQVFALLLRPKKDHKFRIYWNVYHHGVGYSVAVLGIINVFKGLDILQPDTKWKRAYIIVIALLGGIALLLEAFTWVVVLKRKKADNSTKPYEGYNNGHSRQEPLAP; from the exons ATGGCGTCGTCGCCTCCACCACCCCTCCTAATCCTCGCCGTCCTCTTCGCAGCCTCCCTAATCCCACCCTCCCAATCACAGGCCGCCACGTGTACCAAACAGTCCTTCAACAACAACAAGCGCTACACCTTCTGCAACGACCTCCCCTCCCTCAACTCCTACCTCCACTGGGACTTCGACGAGCCCCAATCCACCCTCTCCATCGCCTTCATTGCCTCTCCTTCCAATCCCGACGGCTGGGTCTCCTGGGCCCTCAACCCCACCTCCTCCGGCATGGCCGGCTCCCAGGCCCTTCTCGCCTTCAAGCAGCCCGACGGCAAGATGGCCGTCAAAACCTACAACATCACCTCCTACGCCCCCCTCAAGGACGACTCCAAGGTCTGGTTCGACGTCAAGGACTCCTCTGCTGAATCCTCCGCCGGCGCGATCACCCTCTTCGCCACCCTCGTGCTGCCGGAGAAGGGGAAGACGGTGCTCAACCACGTCTGGCAGGTGGGGCCCTCCGTCACCGCCGGAGTTCCCGACAGGCACAACTTTCAGCCCGCCAATTTGAACTCTAAAGGCAGCCTTGATTTGCTCAAAGGCCAGACCACCGCTTCCACCGCCGGCAATTCCAAATTGAAGAAGAGGAAT ATTCATGGAGTTCTGAATGTGGTGAGCTGGGGGATTATGTTCCCTACTGGGATCATCATTGCTCGATACATGAAGGTGTTTCCATCGGCAGATCCCGCGTGGTTTTACCTGCACGTCTCGTGCCAGGTCTCTGCCTACGCCATTGGAGTTGCTGGTTGGGGAACTGGCCTTAAACTCGGGAGCGAGTCCAAGTCCATTACTTATTCAGTTCATCGCAACATTGGGATCACACTCTTCGTCTTTGCCACTCTGCAG GTATTTGCATTGCTTTTGAGGCCCAAGAAGGACCATAAATTTCGCATCTACTGGAATGTCTACCATCACGGAGTAGGATATTCAGTTGCTGTTCTTGGCATCATCAACGTGTTCAAAGGTCTCGACATATTGCAGCCTGACACCAAGTGGAAGCGTGCATACATTATTGTGATCGCGCTTCTTGGAGGCATTGCCTTGTTGCTGGAGGCCTTCACTTGGGTCGTCGTGTTAAAGAGGAAAAAGGCCGACAATTCCACCAAACCGTATGAAGGCTACAATAACGGACACAGTAGGCAAGAACCTCTAGCCCCATGA